A portion of the Pseudoxanthomonas sp. JBR18 genome contains these proteins:
- a CDS encoding glutamine amidotransferase, with amino-acid sequence MNAPFLIVETGQPLRTLKRHGGFAHWIRVAAGLEAGASVVANVERGDALPDRRDFAGIIVSGSSAMVTDRADWSERAAAWLREAAHDGQSLLGICYGHQLLAHALGGEVADNPAGRESGTVRIDLHPPAADDPLFAHAPTGFMAHTSHVQTVLRAPDGATVLARSQRDGCQAFRWGERAWGVQFHPEFATHHMRGYVAARAEHLRSSGQCPLRISREVSAAPQARALLRRFVRHARQVRGR; translated from the coding sequence ATGAACGCGCCTTTCCTGATCGTCGAAACCGGCCAGCCGCTGCGCACGCTCAAGCGCCACGGCGGCTTCGCCCACTGGATCCGTGTCGCCGCCGGGCTGGAAGCCGGCGCGTCGGTCGTGGCCAATGTCGAACGCGGCGATGCGCTCCCGGACCGTCGCGATTTCGCCGGGATCATCGTGTCCGGGTCCTCGGCCATGGTCACCGATCGCGCCGACTGGAGCGAACGCGCCGCCGCGTGGCTGCGCGAGGCGGCCCACGACGGGCAATCGCTGCTGGGTATCTGCTATGGCCACCAGCTGCTGGCCCATGCGCTGGGCGGCGAGGTGGCCGACAACCCGGCCGGGCGCGAATCGGGCACGGTGCGCATCGACCTGCATCCGCCGGCGGCCGACGATCCGCTCTTCGCCCATGCGCCGACCGGCTTCATGGCCCATACCAGCCACGTGCAGACCGTGCTGCGCGCGCCGGACGGGGCCACGGTGCTGGCCCGCTCGCAGCGCGACGGCTGCCAGGCCTTCCGCTGGGGCGAGCGCGCCTGGGGCGTGCAGTTCCACCCGGAGTTCGCCACCCACCACATGCGCGGCTACGTGGCCGCGCGCGCCGAGCACCTGCGCAGCAGCGGGCAATGCCCGCTGCGGATCAGCCGCGAGGTCAGCGCCGCGCCGCAGGCGCGCGCGCTGCTGCGGCGGTTCGTGCGCCACGCCCGGCAGGTCCGCGGGCGCTGA
- a CDS encoding GspE/PulE family protein, giving the protein MEQQRRADFSPESTVLGSGRLDFAQVTRALLADGLVAEADTGRIQMSAAGARSASEVHPLVLLANLKLAAAAGGELSLERLTEWLAKRVDVRYLRVDPTRVDVAEVTAVVSQAYARRHRILPLAVRPDRVLIATSEPLDIAWKGDLSHLTRRSIEIALVNPLDLHRYTMEFFGVTRSVRGAKDLRDREQNIAMPSFEQLVDLGQSGEVGADDHHVVQIVDWMLQYAYEQRASDIHLEPRREMGRIRFRIDGVLHKVFDLPPPVMTAVISRIKVLGRMDLAERRRPQDGRIKTRSPGGREVEMRLSTMPTAFGEKCVMRIFDPDTAFKPIAELGFSPTEAAGWNGLVEQPHGIVLVTGPTGSGKTTTLYSTLRKLATSDVNVCTVEDPIEMISTEFNQMQVQHNIDLDFAAGVRTLLRQDPDIIMIGEIRDLETAQMAVQASLTGHLVLSTLHTNDAPSAITRLLDLGVAHYLVASTLTGVLAQRLVRTLCPHCRQPTTLPAHAWDALLETGRQVPDDAAPNAPVGCLECRRTGYMGRVGLYELMPLTPQLRNMIRADMDLAAFTRAARLQGMRTLRDAGLDMVARGLTTIEEVVSVLPPRE; this is encoded by the coding sequence ATGGAGCAGCAGCGCAGGGCCGATTTTTCGCCCGAATCCACCGTGCTGGGATCCGGCCGGCTGGACTTCGCCCAGGTCACCCGCGCGCTGCTGGCCGATGGCCTGGTGGCCGAGGCCGACACCGGCCGCATCCAGATGTCCGCCGCCGGCGCGCGCAGCGCCAGCGAGGTGCACCCGCTGGTGCTGCTGGCCAACCTCAAGCTGGCCGCCGCCGCCGGCGGCGAGCTGAGCCTGGAGCGCCTGACCGAATGGCTGGCCAAGCGCGTGGACGTGCGCTATCTGCGGGTGGACCCGACCCGGGTGGACGTGGCCGAGGTCACCGCCGTGGTCAGCCAGGCCTACGCGCGCCGGCACCGCATCCTGCCCCTGGCGGTGCGTCCGGACCGGGTGTTGATCGCCACCAGCGAGCCGCTGGACATCGCCTGGAAGGGCGACCTGTCGCACCTGACCCGGCGCAGCATCGAGATCGCGCTGGTCAATCCGCTGGACCTGCACCGCTACACGATGGAGTTCTTCGGCGTGACCCGCTCGGTGCGCGGCGCCAAGGACCTGCGCGATCGCGAGCAGAACATCGCCATGCCCAGCTTCGAGCAGCTGGTGGACCTGGGCCAGAGCGGGGAGGTCGGTGCCGACGACCACCACGTGGTGCAGATCGTGGACTGGATGCTGCAGTACGCCTACGAGCAGCGCGCCTCGGACATCCATCTGGAGCCGCGCCGCGAGATGGGCCGCATCCGCTTCCGCATCGACGGGGTGCTGCACAAGGTCTTCGACCTGCCGCCGCCGGTGATGACCGCGGTCATCTCCCGCATCAAGGTGCTCGGCCGCATGGACCTGGCCGAACGGCGCCGCCCGCAGGATGGCCGCATCAAGACCCGCTCGCCCGGCGGGCGCGAGGTGGAGATGCGCCTGTCGACCATGCCCACCGCCTTCGGCGAGAAGTGCGTGATGCGCATCTTCGACCCGGACACCGCGTTCAAGCCGATCGCCGAGCTGGGCTTCAGCCCGACCGAGGCCGCCGGCTGGAACGGGCTGGTCGAGCAGCCGCACGGCATCGTGCTGGTCACCGGGCCGACCGGCTCGGGCAAGACCACCACGCTGTATTCGACCCTGCGCAAGCTGGCCACCAGCGATGTGAACGTGTGCACCGTGGAAGACCCGATCGAGATGATCTCGACCGAGTTCAACCAGATGCAGGTCCAGCACAACATCGACCTGGACTTCGCCGCCGGCGTGCGCACCCTGCTGCGCCAGGACCCGGACATCATCATGATCGGCGAGATCCGCGACCTGGAAACCGCGCAGATGGCGGTCCAGGCCTCGCTCACCGGCCACCTTGTGCTGAGCACGCTGCACACCAACGACGCGCCCTCGGCCATCACCCGCCTGCTGGACCTGGGCGTGGCCCATTACCTGGTCGCCTCGACCCTGACCGGCGTGCTGGCCCAGCGCCTGGTGCGCACGTTGTGCCCGCACTGCCGCCAGCCCACCACGCTGCCGGCCCATGCCTGGGACGCGCTGCTGGAAACCGGGCGCCAGGTGCCGGACGACGCCGCGCCCAACGCGCCGGTGGGCTGCCTGGAATGCCGCCGCACCGGCTACATGGGCCGCGTCGGCCTGTACGAGCTGATGCCGCTGACCCCGCAGCTGCGCAACATGATTCGCGCCGACATGGACCTGGCCGCGTTCACCCGCGCCGCGCGCCTGCAGGGCATGCGCACCCTGCGCGACGCCGGCCTTGACATGGTGGCGCGTGGTCTGACGACAATCGAGGAAGTTGTCTCGGTCCTGCCCCCACGGGAATGA
- the glyQ gene encoding glycine--tRNA ligase subunit alpha, translating to MTVQTATPITFQGLIQTLNQYWASQGCVLIQPLDLEVGAGTFHPATFLRALGPEPWNAAYVQPSRRPTDGRYGENPNRLQRYYQYQVAMKPNPDNIQQLYLDSLKALGIDPRVHDLRFVEDNWESPTLGAWGLGWEVWLNGMEVTQFTYFQQAGGLECRPVLGEITYGLERLCMYLQDCDNVYDLIWTYGPDGTPVTYGDVYHQNEVEQSTYNFEYADVDELFHRFDACEREAVKLVEAGLPLPAYEQVMKASHTFNLLDARRAISVTERQRYILRVRTLSQAVAKAYYAQREKLGFPGIKRAASEAAA from the coding sequence ATGACTGTCCAGACGGCCACCCCCATCACCTTCCAGGGCCTGATCCAGACCCTCAACCAGTACTGGGCGAGCCAAGGCTGCGTGCTGATCCAGCCGCTGGACCTGGAAGTCGGCGCCGGCACCTTCCACCCGGCCACCTTCCTGCGCGCGCTGGGCCCGGAGCCGTGGAACGCGGCCTACGTGCAGCCCTCGCGCCGTCCCACCGACGGCCGCTACGGCGAGAATCCCAACCGCCTGCAGCGCTACTACCAGTACCAGGTGGCGATGAAGCCCAACCCGGACAACATCCAGCAGCTGTACCTGGATTCGCTCAAGGCGCTGGGGATCGATCCGCGCGTGCACGACCTGCGCTTTGTCGAGGACAACTGGGAATCGCCCACGCTTGGTGCCTGGGGCCTGGGCTGGGAAGTCTGGCTCAACGGCATGGAAGTCACCCAGTTCACCTACTTCCAGCAGGCCGGCGGCCTGGAGTGCAGGCCGGTGCTGGGCGAGATCACCTACGGACTGGAGCGCCTGTGCATGTACCTGCAGGACTGCGACAACGTCTACGACCTGATCTGGACCTACGGGCCGGACGGCACGCCGGTGACCTACGGCGATGTCTACCACCAGAACGAAGTCGAGCAGAGCACCTACAACTTCGAATACGCCGACGTGGACGAGCTGTTCCACCGCTTCGACGCCTGCGAGCGCGAGGCGGTCAAGCTGGTCGAGGCCGGCCTGCCGCTGCCGGCCTATGAGCAGGTGATGAAGGCCAGCCACACCTTCAACCTGCTCGACGCACGCCGCGCGATCAGCGTCACCGAACGCCAGCGCTACATCCTGCGCGTGCGCACGCTGTCCCAGGCCGTGGCCAAGGCCTACTACGCCCAGCGCGAAAAGCTTGGTTTTCCGGGCATCAAGCGCGCGGCGAGCGAGGCCGCGGCGTGA
- a CDS encoding glutathione S-transferase family protein, translating to MILIGMFDSPFVRRVAVSMTVLGVPFEHRNWSTGRDAALIRAYNPLGRVPTLVRDDQEVLFESTAVLDALDQDAGPERALLPAGGPERRQALQLIALATGAADKAVAMVYERVYRPEDKRHGPWLERCAAQVHGALAALEAHCVDRAGQEWLIGARMTQADITLACCCTFTAEAVPFDLAPYPALAARVARYEALPVFQQFHVAFDAPAPAAATSN from the coding sequence GTGATCCTGATCGGCATGTTCGATTCGCCGTTCGTGCGCCGCGTGGCGGTGAGCATGACGGTGCTCGGCGTGCCGTTCGAGCACCGCAACTGGTCGACCGGGCGCGATGCGGCGCTGATCCGCGCCTACAACCCGCTGGGCCGCGTGCCCACCCTGGTGCGCGACGATCAGGAGGTGCTGTTCGAATCGACCGCCGTGCTCGACGCGCTGGACCAGGACGCCGGTCCGGAGCGCGCCCTGCTGCCGGCCGGCGGCCCCGAGCGTCGCCAGGCCCTGCAGCTGATCGCCCTGGCCACCGGCGCGGCCGACAAGGCCGTGGCCATGGTCTACGAGCGCGTGTACCGCCCCGAAGACAAGCGCCACGGCCCCTGGCTGGAGCGCTGCGCGGCCCAGGTCCACGGCGCGCTGGCCGCGCTGGAGGCGCACTGCGTGGACCGCGCAGGCCAGGAATGGCTCATCGGCGCGCGCATGACCCAGGCCGACATCACCCTGGCCTGCTGCTGCACCTTCACCGCCGAGGCGGTGCCGTTCGATCTGGCGCCCTACCCGGCCCTGGCCGCGCGCGTGGCGCGCTACGAGGCCCTGCCGGTGTTCCAGCAATTCCACGTGGCCTTCGACGCCCCTGCGCCGGCGGCAGCGACCTCCAACTGA
- the glyS gene encoding glycine--tRNA ligase subunit beta, with translation MSNTLPLLIELGTEELPVKALPGLADALFDGIKAGLEKRGVAVDATDARPLFTPRRLAVLLPGVSAEQPEQASEVFGPYVNIALDADGQPTKALSGFAAKADVEWTALARTTDAKGERFVHRAVKPGARTAALLPEVIAEAIAAMPIPKPMRWGDHDYAFARPVQWLVVLLGSEVVEMPLMGIKSDRMSRGHRFEHDKPVWIGAPGDYVEALAAARVLVDPQQRRARIIEQVQAAARGVGGDARITDDNLEQVVCLTEWPGAVACSFEPAFLAVPQEALIETMEINQKFFPVLRDGTLTEHFIGIANIESRDPAQVRAGYERVIRPRFADAKFFFDEDLKQGLVSMGEGLATVTYQAKLGTVADKVARVAALAETIAPMVGVEAAQARRAALLAKNDLQSRMVGEFPELQGIAGRHYALAAGEPAEIALAIDESYQPRFAGDDIALSPLGKVLAIAERLDTLAGGFAAGLKPTGNKDPFALRRNALGLARTIIESGFDLDLKSLLHSANGLVGEPGPAKKDKRDLFDAMDMRLPEIYDFILDRLRGYYADKGVSTTQFNAVAELKPASLYDFDRRIDAIGTFAALPQAATLAAANKRIANILRKAQAEDFHIPDHINRGLIEHPAEAALAEAVEAAIGDTDAALHQHDYVQVLSRLALLREHVDAFFDGVMVNAEDQAVRANRLALLQRLSQRFGAVADIAQLSA, from the coding sequence ATGAGCAACACGCTTCCCCTCCTGATCGAACTGGGCACCGAGGAGCTGCCGGTCAAGGCCCTGCCCGGCCTGGCCGATGCGCTGTTCGACGGCATCAAGGCCGGCCTGGAAAAGCGCGGCGTGGCCGTGGACGCCACCGATGCGCGGCCGCTGTTCACCCCGCGCCGGCTGGCGGTGCTGCTGCCTGGCGTGTCGGCCGAGCAGCCCGAGCAGGCCAGTGAAGTGTTCGGCCCGTACGTGAACATCGCCCTGGATGCGGACGGCCAGCCGACCAAGGCCTTGAGCGGATTCGCGGCCAAGGCCGACGTGGAATGGACCGCACTGGCGCGCACCACCGATGCCAAGGGCGAGCGTTTCGTGCATCGCGCGGTCAAGCCGGGCGCGCGGACCGCCGCGCTGCTGCCGGAGGTGATCGCCGAGGCCATCGCCGCCATGCCCATCCCCAAGCCGATGCGCTGGGGCGACCACGACTACGCCTTCGCCCGCCCGGTGCAGTGGCTGGTGGTGCTGCTGGGCAGCGAGGTGGTGGAGATGCCGCTGATGGGCATCAAGTCCGACCGCATGAGCCGCGGCCACCGCTTCGAGCACGACAAGCCGGTGTGGATCGGCGCGCCGGGCGACTACGTCGAGGCGCTGGCCGCCGCGCGCGTGCTGGTCGACCCGCAGCAGCGCCGCGCACGCATCATCGAGCAGGTCCAGGCCGCCGCGCGCGGCGTGGGCGGCGATGCGCGCATCACCGACGACAACCTGGAGCAGGTGGTGTGCCTGACCGAATGGCCTGGCGCGGTGGCCTGCAGCTTCGAGCCGGCATTCCTGGCGGTACCGCAGGAAGCGCTGATCGAGACGATGGAGATCAACCAGAAGTTCTTCCCGGTGCTGCGCGATGGCACGCTGACCGAGCACTTCATCGGCATCGCCAATATCGAATCGCGCGACCCGGCCCAGGTACGCGCCGGCTATGAGCGGGTGATCCGCCCGCGCTTTGCCGATGCCAAGTTCTTCTTCGACGAGGACCTCAAGCAGGGCCTGGTGTCCATGGGCGAGGGCCTTGCGACCGTCACCTACCAGGCCAAGCTGGGCACGGTGGCCGACAAGGTCGCGCGCGTGGCCGCGCTGGCCGAAACGATCGCGCCGATGGTGGGCGTGGAGGCCGCGCAGGCGCGCCGCGCTGCGCTACTGGCCAAGAACGATCTGCAGTCGCGCATGGTCGGCGAGTTCCCCGAGCTGCAGGGCATCGCCGGGCGCCACTACGCGCTGGCCGCCGGTGAGCCGGCCGAGATCGCCCTGGCCATCGACGAAAGCTACCAGCCGCGCTTTGCCGGTGACGACATCGCCCTGTCGCCGCTGGGCAAGGTGTTGGCGATCGCCGAGCGCCTGGACACGCTGGCCGGTGGCTTTGCGGCGGGCTTGAAGCCGACCGGCAACAAGGATCCGTTCGCGCTGCGACGTAATGCACTGGGGCTGGCACGGACGATCATCGAGAGTGGGTTTGATCTGGACTTGAAGTCACTTCTGCACAGCGCCAATGGGTTGGTGGGCGAGCCCGGTCCTGCAAAGAAGGACAAGAGGGATCTGTTCGATGCGATGGATATGCGCCTGCCAGAAATCTACGACTTCATCCTCGACCGCCTGCGCGGCTACTACGCCGACAAGGGCGTGAGCACCACCCAGTTCAACGCCGTGGCCGAACTCAAGCCGGCCTCGCTCTACGACTTCGACCGCCGCATCGACGCGATCGGCACCTTCGCCGCGCTGCCCCAGGCCGCGACCCTGGCCGCGGCCAACAAGCGCATCGCCAACATCCTCAGGAAGGCCCAGGCCGAGGACTTCCACATCCCCGACCACATCAACAGGGGCCTGATCGAACACCCGGCCGAGGCCGCGCTGGCCGAGGCGGTGGAAGCGGCTATCGGCGACACCGATGCGGCCCTGCACCAGCACGACTACGTGCAGGTGCTCTCGCGCCTAGCCCTGCTGCGCGAGCACGTCGATGCGTTCTTCGACGGGGTGATGGTCAACGCCGAAGACCAGGCCGTGCGTGCCAACCGCCTGGCCCTGCTGCAGCGCCTGTCCCAGCGGTTCGGCGCCGTGGCCGACATCGCCCAGTTGTCTGCGTGA
- a CDS encoding outer membrane protein assembly factor, translating into MRFFPPFAIAAVLLLLPTASLAAVIVDKVQIKGLNEDNDTERAMAENIRVSLTFNDALGKRLGEARLEYLMDQTKAEAAKALEPFGYYTPTIEVSSQRQEAADADTPQPEPGAASPQRETVQAAEDNDKDDGDPDDATSSEPEGRVERDSRDADGQVTTSTAPADAQDDRAATAASAQAGQAQDQPRRPRRPADHMTITVTVTPGEPVRVRDADIRIEGQGGNDRYLAEDLAAFTPRVGDIFDHQTYEASKLKIVRRLAERGYLDADFMDRKVEVTRAEHAADIDLSWISGIRYDMGPTRFHQDYFRPGLLDKLVYWKEGSYYHQGKLDRLRQSLVQLDYFSGIDIQANPEEAVDGRVPIDVNLKLAPRNIYTAGVSYGTEYGAGFLAGVERRYVNSRGHKLKTLLDYTQNRKSLTTTYRIPAFKWLDGWYAATAQVYDEQTDYIDTRRVELIGSRSGELNDQWTLTASVHALRERWLFQIADDGDGALASRPYRYATYVYPQVEAQYVNVDDRLFPRSGYVGRATLRGGLEGAGSDTNFAQIQLGATWYRGLGDNDRLIVRGELSQTTSGSQDALPPSLRFYAGGDHSIRGYQYREVGPRVETDGGEYSVGGSKLVTGSVEYEHYYKGGPFGGAIFVDSGSAYDDSPDFKTGVGIGVRYKSPIGPIRVDIAHGLDDPDSVVQLYLSIGATL; encoded by the coding sequence ATGCGCTTTTTCCCCCCGTTTGCCATTGCCGCCGTGTTGTTGCTGCTGCCCACGGCCTCACTGGCGGCGGTCATCGTCGACAAGGTCCAGATCAAGGGCCTGAACGAGGACAACGACACCGAGCGCGCGATGGCCGAGAACATCCGCGTCTCGCTGACCTTCAACGATGCCCTGGGCAAGCGCCTGGGCGAGGCGCGCCTGGAATACCTGATGGACCAGACCAAGGCCGAGGCGGCCAAGGCGCTGGAGCCGTTTGGGTATTACACGCCCACCATCGAGGTCAGCTCGCAGCGCCAGGAGGCCGCGGACGCCGACACGCCACAGCCGGAGCCCGGCGCCGCCAGCCCGCAACGCGAGACGGTGCAGGCAGCCGAGGACAACGACAAGGACGATGGGGATCCCGACGACGCCACGTCCAGCGAGCCGGAAGGCCGGGTCGAGCGCGACAGCCGCGATGCCGACGGCCAGGTGACCACCTCCACCGCCCCGGCCGACGCCCAGGACGACCGCGCCGCGACCGCCGCCTCCGCGCAGGCGGGGCAAGCCCAGGACCAGCCGCGCCGCCCACGCCGGCCGGCCGACCACATGACCATCACCGTGACCGTGACCCCGGGCGAGCCGGTGCGCGTGCGCGACGCGGATATCCGCATCGAGGGCCAGGGCGGCAACGACCGCTACCTGGCCGAGGACCTGGCCGCCTTCACCCCGCGCGTGGGCGACATCTTCGACCACCAGACCTACGAGGCGAGCAAGCTCAAGATCGTGCGGCGCCTGGCCGAGCGCGGCTACCTGGATGCGGACTTCATGGACCGCAAGGTGGAGGTCACCCGCGCCGAGCACGCCGCCGACATCGACCTGTCCTGGATCAGCGGCATCCGCTACGACATGGGACCCACGCGTTTCCATCAGGACTACTTCCGCCCCGGCCTGCTGGACAAGCTGGTGTACTGGAAGGAAGGCAGCTATTACCACCAGGGCAAGCTGGACCGCCTGCGCCAGTCGCTGGTGCAGCTGGACTACTTCAGCGGCATCGACATCCAGGCCAATCCGGAAGAGGCGGTCGACGGCCGCGTGCCGATCGACGTCAACCTCAAGCTGGCCCCGCGCAACATCTATACCGCCGGCGTGAGCTACGGCACCGAGTACGGCGCGGGTTTCCTGGCTGGCGTCGAGCGGCGCTACGTCAATTCGCGCGGACACAAGCTCAAGACGCTGCTGGACTACACCCAGAACCGCAAGTCGCTGACCACCACCTACCGCATCCCCGCGTTCAAGTGGCTCGACGGCTGGTACGCGGCCACCGCGCAGGTCTACGACGAACAGACCGACTACATCGACACGCGCCGGGTCGAGCTGATCGGCAGCCGCAGCGGCGAGCTCAACGATCAGTGGACGCTGACCGCCTCGGTGCATGCGCTGCGCGAGCGCTGGCTGTTCCAGATCGCCGACGATGGCGACGGCGCCCTGGCCAGCCGCCCGTACCGCTATGCCACCTACGTCTACCCACAGGTGGAGGCGCAGTACGTCAACGTCGATGACCGCCTGTTCCCGCGCAGCGGCTACGTGGGCAGGGCCACCCTGCGCGGCGGGCTGGAGGGCGCCGGCTCAGATACCAATTTCGCCCAGATCCAGCTCGGCGCCACGTGGTATCGGGGCCTGGGCGACAACGACCGCCTGATCGTGCGCGGCGAACTGAGCCAGACCACGTCGGGCTCCCAGGACGCGCTGCCGCCCAGCCTGCGCTTCTACGCCGGCGGCGACCACAGCATCCGCGGCTACCAGTACCGCGAGGTGGGCCCGCGGGTGGAGACCGACGGCGGCGAGTATTCGGTGGGCGGCAGCAAGCTGGTCACCGGCAGCGTCGAATACGAGCACTATTACAAGGGCGGTCCGTTCGGCGGGGCGATCTTCGTCGACAGCGGCAGCGCCTACGACGACTCGCCTGACTTCAAGACAGGTGTCGGTATCGGGGTGCGCTACAAGTCGCCGATCGGCCCGATCCGGGTGGACATCGCCCACGGCCTGGACGACCCCGACTCGGTGGTGCAGCTGTACCTGAGCATCGGGGCGACGCTGTGA